CGGCGTATGATGAATAAAGAAACTATAAAAAATAATTCTGAAAAATTTAAAAGGCAAATAGGGCGTTTTTTGGATTTTTCTTTGGACAGGGCATTAATGGTCGACAACGCCGACTGGCTTTTAAAATTAAACTACATAGAGTTTTTACGTGACATAGGGGTTAAATTTTCAGTAAATAAGATGCTGACGGCAGAATGCTTTAAGAGCCGCATGGAAAGAGGGCTTAACTTCCTTGAATTTAACTATATGCTTATGCAGGCATACGATTTTTTAGTGCTATATAAAGAATATGGATGCGTCCTTGAGCTTGGCGGCGACGACCAGTGGTCTAACATTTTAGCCGGGGCAGACCTTATACGCAGAAAAGAGCAGGGCGAAGCCTTTGGAATGACATTTAAACTGCTTTTAACCAGCGACGGAAGAAAGATGGGCAAAACGGAGAAGGGTGCAGTATGGCTTGATCCTGATAAAACTTCGCCTTATGAGTTTTACCAGTATTGGCGTAACGTAGATGATGCAGACGTTGAAAACTGCCTAATGCTTTTAACGTTCTTGCCTATTAAAGACATAAAGAAGATGTGCGCCGTTTCCGGAGAAGAGATAAACAAGGCAAAGGAAACTTTGGCGTTTGAAGTAACCAAGCAGGTTCATGGCGAAAAGGCTGCGGAGGATTCTAAAGAGGCGGCAAAGGCTTTGTTTAGCGGAGGGGCCAATAACGAAAATATGCCGACGACTACGATAACAAAGGCCGAGCTTGATAAAAACAGCAAGCTTATAGACTTAATGATATTGTGCTTAATTACGTCATCTAAAGGAGAAGGCAGAAGGCTTATATCCGGCGGAGGGGTAAGTATTAACGATAGAAAAATTAAAGATGAGTTTTATGAAGTGACAAATGAAGATATATCTTCTGGCTACATCATCATAAAAAAAGGCAAAAAAGTCTACCACAAATTGGTTGTTGAGGAATAAATGCGCTACGTTATAGGATGCGAAGCCGTTGCAGAACTAACTGTAAATAAATCCACGTTTTTAGGATACGTATTAAACGTAGAGAATGAAAGTGAAGCCCGCCAAAAAATAGAGCTTATCAAAAAAAAGCACTTTGATGCGCGGCATAACTGCTTTGCATATGTAATAGATGAAAATACCGTTCGGGCAAGCGACGACGGAGAACCACAGGGGACTGCAGGCATGCCCATTTTAGAGGTTATAAAGTCAAATGAACTAAATCACGTACTTATAGTCGTTACACGTTATTTTGGCGGTGTATTGCTAGGTACAGGAGGGCTCACGCGCGCCTACTCAAAATGTGCGGCTTTAGCTATTAACAAGGCAGGGAAAAAAGAAATAGTAAGCGCAAGTATTTTGGGCATAAGCTGTAAGTATCCACAATGGGCAAAGATAGAGGCTTATCTTAATAAAAATAGTGTAACAATTGGCGAAATCAAGTATTTAGATAATGTTAATGCGCTTATTTATATAACGGAAGATAAAGAAAATATATTAAAACATATTCTTGAAATAACCGCAGGCGAAGCTGAATTAAAGGAACGCGGGGAAACAGATATAATAAAATAGGGCATTGAAATAAGAAAGAAAAAGTTTTAAAATAATTAAATAGATGTTTTTATTTATATGTTTAAGGGAGAAAAAGGTTTATGAAACTAAATATTCAAAGAACTTCGAATCCGAAGCCCAAATATAAAGATGAATCTAAATTGGGGTTCGGACGTTTATTTACAGACCATATGCTTACTATGTATTACAGTATTGAAGATGGATGGTATGATTTGAAAATAAAGCCGTTTGAAGATTTTAAATTGTCGCCGGCATGTGCTGTTTTCCATTATGGGCAAGAGGCATTTGAGGGCATGAAAGCATATAAGAGGCCGGATAAAAGCATAGCGCTTTTCCGCCCGTGGGACAACATTAAGAGAATGAATTCCACTTGCGAAAGGATATGCGCGCCAAAACTTCCAGAAGATGCTGTTTTAGAGGCGCTTTATGAGCTTATCAGGTTAGATGCAGACTGGATACCTTCTTCTCCGGGGACATCGCTTTATATCCGACCGACTATAATAGCAACAGATCCGTTCCTTGGCGTTCATCCATCTCATACCTATATATTCTATATAATTTTATCGCCTGTTGGTGCATATTATGAAAACGGGCTGGCACCAACTAAAATATACATTGAAACGGAATATGTACGTTCGGTTAAAGGTGGAACGGGCTATGTTAAAACAGGAGGCAATTATGCCGCAAGTTTAGTAGCATCAGCCAGGGCAGAAGAAAAAGGATGCGACCAGGCACTGTGGCTGGATGCGAGAGAAAGAAAATATATAGAAGAAGTAGGTTCTATGAACATCTTCTTTAAAATTGGAGAAGAGATTGTTACGCCTAAGCTTACGGGGAGCATACTGCCCGGAATAACAAGGGATTCTGTAATTAAACTTGCAAATAAATTTGGGATGAAGGTTTCAGAACGTTTAATAAGTGTTGATGAGCTTAAAGATGCACACAAAAACGGTATGCTAAAAGAAGTCTTTGGAACTGGGACTGCTGCAGTTATAAGCCCTGTTGGGGAACTTATGATCGATGACGATACTCTTATTATAAACAACGGCAAAATGGGCGAGACCACATCGCTTATGTATGATACATTAACTGGAATACAAAACGGTACCGTTAAAGACGATTTTGGCTGGACTATAAAAGTACTATAATCAGAAGAAACAAGCTTAATAAAAATTCGTCTAATTATTAGCAGCCAAGATAGGAGGATTTATATTTTGAAAAAGGTTATTAGCATAGTTCTTACTATAACATTTATATTTATGACTATGTTTATGGGGGTTCCTGTAGCCAAGGCGATAACGGCTGGGGATTTAACTCTTAATGTAACAGCTAATCCAACGTCGCTTTCTGGGGAAGGCGATGTAACTTTTACTTTTAAAGTAACAAATAATACAAGCAGTACAGTAAATAATGTTAGCATTATCTATGATGGTGGTGAAATTGCAACTATAGCCAGCATCTCAGCTGGTGGAACTGAATCAACCAATAAAACGCTGACCATACCGGAAAGCAAACTCGGAACGTCACTTGTATTTACGGCAAAATGTGACTCTGTAAATGTCGACACTGATTCTGTTGTAATATCTAAAAAAACACTTAGCGCCGAGCTTACTGCAAAAGTCAGCGTTTCAAGGACAACTGCCGTTAAAAACAGCAGTATTGTTTTTACTATAACGCTTGAAAACACAGGCGAGGCTACGCTTTCAAATATAGAGGTATATTTGTCGCCATTAAACAGCAGCGCAAAGGTAGGTACAGTATCAAGCCTTGCTGCAGGAGCAAAAAGGACAGTGACCTATACTCATAAGCTTACGGAAGACGTTACAGTAACGCCTACGGTTAAATATACAGCTAATGGGACGACAGAAACCAAAACTTTACCTAACAAGACTCTTTCGATTTCCGATCCGGATATAGAGATGACAATAACTCCGGACAAGACAAGCGTAGAAGCCGGAGATGAAATTACATTTGATGTTGTGGTTAGAAATGTCGGTAATATTTCTTTTACAGATGTTACGATATACGATCATCAGCAGTCTAAAGTTTCGGCAAAATATTCTGCTATTGAGCCGAATGAAAGAATAGAAGCTACTACGAGTATACCGTTTGACAATGATACAACCCTTAATTTCACTGTTACTGCTAAAGATTCTACGGGTGTAGTGTATACATTTGAATCTAACACTGTAAGCATTGAGGTGTCTGGGGAGGATAAAGATGCGGCAGTTACCATGGGGGTCGCTACGGACACTACGGCATTGGAAGAGGCAGGTACAGTTACTTTTGAAATAACAGTTACCAACGACAGTGAAGACACTTTTCAAAATGCAGTGATTACTGAAGAGACAATAGGTGATGTCCATACTTTCACGACATTACCGCAGGGTACGAAATATACTGAAATAGAGTATGAAGTAACTGAAACCCAAACGTTTAATTTTGTGATGACGTTGACCGATGCTTCAGGGAAAGAGTATACCGTGACGGCAGATCCGCTGGAAGTTACTGTTGGCGCTACGGAAGAAAACCCTTTTGGTGATGCTTCGGATGTGAACTCGGCAGGAACTTTGGGTACGCTTTTAGTAGTTATAATAATACTTATAGTATTAATAGTTGGAGTTGGCACCACGCTATTTATCCTTATGTGGAAAGAAAAGAAGGCAAAGGCAGGCAAACTGGGTAAAGCAGGCAACGGGCCAAAAGCTGCAAAGCTTTCCAAGGGACCAAAACCGCCTAAGTTCAAAGGCAGAAACAACTTTTAGAAAAAGATAAAAAAGGCTTGCATTTGTGCAGGCCTTTTTAAATTAAAAATAAAATAAGAATATTATTGAAAACGCGTTTTGATGATGATATAATAACCATGCTATGCTTATAAGAGTATAAGTTCTTCTTTGCTCTTTTGGGAAAAAGAGCCATTAGTCCAAAAAGGAGGTGGAAGCGGTATGGCAAAATACGAATCTATGTATATTTTAAAACCAAATATGGAAGATGAGAAAAGAACGGATATTATAAACAAGTTTTCTTCTATAGTCGAAAATAATGGTGGAAAAGTAGAAAAAGTAGATGAGTGGGGCTTAAAAAAGCTTGCATACGCTATCAATTATATAACGGAAGGTTATTATGTATTGATGGATTTTGAAGCAGGCAGCGACGTCCCAGCCGAGCTTAATAGAAATTATAAGATTTCTGATGAAGTTCTTCGTTATATTGTTATTAACAAGGAAAATTAAAGAGGTGTATCAATGAATAAAGCTATTATTATTGGTAATCTTACAAGGGATCCTGAACTTAGAACAACTCCAAACGGAGTTTCTGTCTGCACTTTTACTGTAGCAGTACAGAGGACTTTTTCTAGGGATGCTGAAAAAAAAGCAGATTTTATACCAGTTGTTACATGGCGTGGCCTAGCAGACAACTGCGGTAAATATCTTGCAAAAGGCAGGCCTGTCGCAGTGTCGGGAAGTATACAGACAAGGTCTTATACCAATAGCAACGGAGAAAAGAGATATGCTACGGAAATAGTTGCCGAAGACGTACAGTTCTTAGGGAAGGCTCCGGGAAGCGCCGAAAAAGGCGATGGGGATGCTGATTCAGCCGGAACATTTAATGACAACATGAGCGATTTTACTCCGATTGATGATGAAGAGCTTCCTTTTTAAGTTAATTATTGAGGAGAAAATAAAATGAGTGAAGATAAACAACAAAACAGAGGCCGCCGTATTAGAAGGCCTAAGAAGAAAGTTTGCATATTTTGTACTGAAAATATTGAACATATCGATTACAAAGATACAGCAAAGTTGAGAAAG
The DNA window shown above is from Eubacteriales bacterium and carries:
- the tyrS gene encoding tyrosine--tRNA ligase, whose product is MKNAYDVLMERGFIKQVTHEGLREMLANKKIAFYIGFDPTADSLHVGHYVQLMAMAHMQRAGHTPIALVGGGTAMVGDPSGKTDMRRMMNKETIKNNSEKFKRQIGRFLDFSLDRALMVDNADWLLKLNYIEFLRDIGVKFSVNKMLTAECFKSRMERGLNFLEFNYMLMQAYDFLVLYKEYGCVLELGGDDQWSNILAGADLIRRKEQGEAFGMTFKLLLTSDGRKMGKTEKGAVWLDPDKTSPYEFYQYWRNVDDADVENCLMLLTFLPIKDIKKMCAVSGEEINKAKETLAFEVTKQVHGEKAAEDSKEAAKALFSGGANNENMPTTTITKAELDKNSKLIDLMILCLITSSKGEGRRLISGGGVSINDRKIKDEFYEVTNEDISSGYIIIKKGKKVYHKLVVEE
- a CDS encoding YigZ family protein; the encoded protein is MRYVIGCEAVAELTVNKSTFLGYVLNVENESEARQKIELIKKKHFDARHNCFAYVIDENTVRASDDGEPQGTAGMPILEVIKSNELNHVLIVVTRYFGGVLLGTGGLTRAYSKCAALAINKAGKKEIVSASILGISCKYPQWAKIEAYLNKNSVTIGEIKYLDNVNALIYITEDKENILKHILEITAGEAELKERGETDIIK
- a CDS encoding branched-chain amino acid aminotransferase, which codes for MKLNIQRTSNPKPKYKDESKLGFGRLFTDHMLTMYYSIEDGWYDLKIKPFEDFKLSPACAVFHYGQEAFEGMKAYKRPDKSIALFRPWDNIKRMNSTCERICAPKLPEDAVLEALYELIRLDADWIPSSPGTSLYIRPTIIATDPFLGVHPSHTYIFYIILSPVGAYYENGLAPTKIYIETEYVRSVKGGTGYVKTGGNYAASLVASARAEEKGCDQALWLDARERKYIEEVGSMNIFFKIGEEIVTPKLTGSILPGITRDSVIKLANKFGMKVSERLISVDELKDAHKNGMLKEVFGTGTAAVISPVGELMIDDDTLIINNGKMGETTSLMYDTLTGIQNGTVKDDFGWTIKVL
- a CDS encoding CARDB domain-containing protein yields the protein MKKVISIVLTITFIFMTMFMGVPVAKAITAGDLTLNVTANPTSLSGEGDVTFTFKVTNNTSSTVNNVSIIYDGGEIATIASISAGGTESTNKTLTIPESKLGTSLVFTAKCDSVNVDTDSVVISKKTLSAELTAKVSVSRTTAVKNSSIVFTITLENTGEATLSNIEVYLSPLNSSAKVGTVSSLAAGAKRTVTYTHKLTEDVTVTPTVKYTANGTTETKTLPNKTLSISDPDIEMTITPDKTSVEAGDEITFDVVVRNVGNISFTDVTIYDHQQSKVSAKYSAIEPNERIEATTSIPFDNDTTLNFTVTAKDSTGVVYTFESNTVSIEVSGEDKDAAVTMGVATDTTALEEAGTVTFEITVTNDSEDTFQNAVITEETIGDVHTFTTLPQGTKYTEIEYEVTETQTFNFVMTLTDASGKEYTVTADPLEVTVGATEENPFGDASDVNSAGTLGTLLVVIIILIVLIVGVGTTLFILMWKEKKAKAGKLGKAGNGPKAAKLSKGPKPPKFKGRNNF
- the rpsF gene encoding 30S ribosomal protein S6 is translated as MAKYESMYILKPNMEDEKRTDIINKFSSIVENNGGKVEKVDEWGLKKLAYAINYITEGYYVLMDFEAGSDVPAELNRNYKISDEVLRYIVINKEN
- a CDS encoding single-stranded DNA-binding protein; this translates as MNKAIIIGNLTRDPELRTTPNGVSVCTFTVAVQRTFSRDAEKKADFIPVVTWRGLADNCGKYLAKGRPVAVSGSIQTRSYTNSNGEKRYATEIVAEDVQFLGKAPGSAEKGDGDADSAGTFNDNMSDFTPIDDEELPF